From Triticum urartu cultivar G1812 chromosome 2, Tu2.1, whole genome shotgun sequence, a single genomic window includes:
- the LOC125534275 gene encoding c-Myc-binding protein homolog, giving the protein MDREAKKEGFRKYLESSGVLDTLTKALVALYEENDKPSSAVEFVQQKLGGPSISDYEKLKAEKLDLQLKYNELLETHKETSRQLEELKNLKIDAPWN; this is encoded by the exons GATAGAGAAGCCAAGAAAGAAGGTTTCAGGAAGTATCTTGAATCCAGCGGCGTGCTCGATACTCTCACGAAAG CTCTTGTTGCGTTGTATGAGGAGAACGACAAGCCATCATCTGCAGTCGA GTTTGTTCAGCAGAAATTGGGTGGTCCATCGATTTCCGACTATGAAAAGCTCAAAGCCGAGAAGTTGGATTTGCAACTGAAGTATAATGAGCTTTTAGAGACTCACAAGGAAACAAGTAGACAG TTGGAGGAACTTAAGAATTTGAAGATCGACGCACCTTGGAACTAA